In the Vicugna pacos chromosome 24, VicPac4, whole genome shotgun sequence genome, one interval contains:
- the LOC102534444 gene encoding nucleoporin SEH1 isoform X8 — MFVARSIAADHKDLIHDVSFDFHGRRMATCSSDQSVKVWDKSESGDWHCTASWKTHSGSVWRVTWAHPEFGQVLASCSFDRTAAVWEEIVGESNDKLRGQSHWVKRTTLVDSRTSVTDVKFAPKHMGLMLATCSADGIVRVYEAPDVMNLSQWSLQHEISCKLSCSCISWNPSSSRAHPPMIAVGSDDSSPNATAKAQIFEYNENTRKYAKAETLMTVTDPVHDIAFAPNLGRSFHILAIATKDVRIFTLKPVRKELTSSGGPTKFEIHIVAQFDNHNSQVWRVSWNITGTVLASSGDDGCVRLWKANYMDNWKCTGILKGNGSPVSGSSQQGSSNPPLGSNVPNLQNSLNGSSAGRKHS; from the exons ATGTTTGTGGCGCGCAGCATCGCGGCGGACCACAAGGATCTCATCCACGATGTGTCTTTCGACTTCCACGGGCGGCGGATGGCCACCTGCTCCAGCGACCAGAGCGTCAAG GTCTGGGATAAAAGTGAAAGTGGGGACTGGCATTGCACGGCGAGCTGGAAG aCACATAGTGGATCTGTGTGGCGTGTGACATGGGCCCATCCTGAATTTGGACAGGTTTTGGCCTCCTGTTCTTTTGACCGGACAGCTGCCGTATGGGAAGAAATAGTAGGAGAGTCGAACGACAAACTGCGGGGACAGAGCCACTGG gtgAAGAGGACAACTCTAGTGGACAGTAGAACGTCCGTTACCGATGTGAAATTCGCGCCTAAGCACATGGGCCTCATGTTAGCGACCTGCTCAGCAGATGGTATTGTGAGGGTGTACGAGGCGCCAGATGTCATGAACCTCAGCCAGTGGTCCCTGCAGCACGAGATCTCATGCAAGCTGAGCTGCAGTTGTATTTCTTGGAACCCTTCAAG CTCTCGTGCTCACCCACCCATGATAGCGGTCGGAAGTGATGACAGCAGCCCCAATGCAACGGCCAAGGCTCAGATCTTCGAGTATAATGAGAACACCAG GAAATATGCAAAAGCTGAAACCCTTATGACAGTCACAGACCCTGTGCATGACATTGCATTTGCTCCAAACTTGGGACGGTCTTTCCACATTCTCGCCATAGCAACCAAAGACGTGAGGATTTTTACGTTAAAGCCTGTGAG GAAAGAACTTACATCCTCTGGTGGGCCGACAAAATTTGAAATCCATATAGTGGCTCAGTTTGATAATCATAATTCTCAGGTCTGGCGAGTGAGTTGGAATATAACAGGAACAGTGCTGGCGTCCTCAGGAGATGACGGCTGTGTGAGACTGTGGAAAG cTAATTACATGGACAATTGGAAGTGTACTGGGATCCTCAAAGGTAACGGGAGCCCAGTCAGTGGGAGTTCTCAGCAGGGAAGCTCAAATCCTCCCCTAGGGTCCAATGTCCCAAATCTTCAAAATTCATTAAATGGATCTTCTGCTGGCAG AAAGCACAGCTGA
- the LOC102534444 gene encoding nucleoporin SEH1 isoform X7, producing the protein MFVARSIAADHKDLIHDVSFDFHGRRMATCSSDQSVKVWDKSESGDWHCTASWKTHSGSVWRVTWAHPEFGQVLASCSFDRTAAVWEEIVGESNDKLRGQSHWVKRTTLVDSRTSVTDVKFAPKHMGLMLATCSADGIVRVYEAPDVMNLSQWSLQHEISCKLSCSCISWNPSSSRAHPPMIAVGSDDSSPNATAKAQIFEYNENTRKYAKAETLMTVTDPVHDIAFAPNLGRSFHILAIATKDVRIFTLKPVRKELTSSGGPTKFEIHIVAQFDNHNSQVWRVSWNITGTVLASSGDDGCVRLWKANYMDNWKCTGILKGNGSPVSGSSQQGSSNPPLGSNVPNLQNSLNGSSAGRYFFPPLDSPRAGSRWSSYAQLLPPPPPPLVEHSCDADTANLQYPHPRRRSLSRPLNPLPENEGV; encoded by the exons ATGTTTGTGGCGCGCAGCATCGCGGCGGACCACAAGGATCTCATCCACGATGTGTCTTTCGACTTCCACGGGCGGCGGATGGCCACCTGCTCCAGCGACCAGAGCGTCAAG GTCTGGGATAAAAGTGAAAGTGGGGACTGGCATTGCACGGCGAGCTGGAAG aCACATAGTGGATCTGTGTGGCGTGTGACATGGGCCCATCCTGAATTTGGACAGGTTTTGGCCTCCTGTTCTTTTGACCGGACAGCTGCCGTATGGGAAGAAATAGTAGGAGAGTCGAACGACAAACTGCGGGGACAGAGCCACTGG gtgAAGAGGACAACTCTAGTGGACAGTAGAACGTCCGTTACCGATGTGAAATTCGCGCCTAAGCACATGGGCCTCATGTTAGCGACCTGCTCAGCAGATGGTATTGTGAGGGTGTACGAGGCGCCAGATGTCATGAACCTCAGCCAGTGGTCCCTGCAGCACGAGATCTCATGCAAGCTGAGCTGCAGTTGTATTTCTTGGAACCCTTCAAG CTCTCGTGCTCACCCACCCATGATAGCGGTCGGAAGTGATGACAGCAGCCCCAATGCAACGGCCAAGGCTCAGATCTTCGAGTATAATGAGAACACCAG GAAATATGCAAAAGCTGAAACCCTTATGACAGTCACAGACCCTGTGCATGACATTGCATTTGCTCCAAACTTGGGACGGTCTTTCCACATTCTCGCCATAGCAACCAAAGACGTGAGGATTTTTACGTTAAAGCCTGTGAG GAAAGAACTTACATCCTCTGGTGGGCCGACAAAATTTGAAATCCATATAGTGGCTCAGTTTGATAATCATAATTCTCAGGTCTGGCGAGTGAGTTGGAATATAACAGGAACAGTGCTGGCGTCCTCAGGAGATGACGGCTGTGTGAGACTGTGGAAAG cTAATTACATGGACAATTGGAAGTGTACTGGGATCCTCAAAGGTAACGGGAGCCCAGTCAGTGGGAGTTCTCAGCAGGGAAGCTCAAATCCTCCCCTAGGGTCCAATGTCCCAAATCTTCAAAATTCATTAAATGGATCTTCTGCTGGCAG GTATTTCTTTCCCCCTCTGGATTCCCCACGGGCTGGATCAAGATGGTCCAGTTATGCccagctccttcctcctcctcctcctcctctggtaGAGCACTCTTGCGATGCTGACACTGCCAACCTCCAGTATCCTCACCCTCGCAGACGGTCTCTCTCTCGGCCTCTTAATCCCTTACCTGAGAATGAAGGGGTTTAA